In Desulfovibrio sp. X2, a single genomic region encodes these proteins:
- a CDS encoding MFS transporter, whose translation MQKRTGLFSLEFICICLLIFLAYCNLTVFYTLYLYLEQIGIAPGWRGFLIGSSSLSTIAFFLFASPYMEARNAPRWAVVGALLLVVCGWSYMYAHSVAAILSVRLLNGAAIYLLSASCMTLLVENIPPERSGQAFSFYSVALLLPYSIVPMAFDAAVPHLPSVAVGYRDMSLFLLPGLLMIHVISRGRRRAGPPAAPAGISFGEMWRNASEPRILVLLILNSLYIVTFSSLFFMAQGLFRSRGFSGVGYYFTIQMVCMMAIRLCGNNLFDSVPKVRLIRTSFVLSAASFLLASHSYGLTGLYASSLIMGVGMGLISPALYGLMFTIAEPRYKAVDSNLMQLSLQIGNFTGPLIGAWLMQRTGYEGLLAGDAGLCLAGVALCFLLTSRRVDRDGLAARA comes from the coding sequence ATGCAAAAACGCACCGGGCTCTTCAGCCTCGAATTCATCTGCATCTGCCTCCTGATCTTCCTGGCCTACTGCAACCTCACGGTCTTCTACACCCTCTACCTCTACCTGGAGCAGATCGGCATCGCCCCGGGCTGGCGCGGCTTCCTCATCGGCAGCTCCTCGCTGTCCACCATCGCCTTCTTCCTCTTCGCCAGCCCCTACATGGAGGCGCGCAACGCCCCCAGATGGGCCGTGGTCGGCGCGCTGCTGCTCGTGGTCTGCGGCTGGTCCTACATGTACGCGCACAGCGTGGCGGCCATCCTCTCCGTGCGCCTGCTGAACGGCGCGGCCATCTACCTGCTCTCCGCCTCGTGCATGACGCTCCTGGTGGAGAACATCCCGCCCGAGCGCAGCGGCCAGGCCTTCAGCTTCTACTCCGTGGCCCTGCTGCTGCCCTATTCCATCGTGCCCATGGCCTTCGACGCCGCGGTGCCCCACCTGCCCTCCGTGGCCGTGGGCTACCGGGACATGTCCCTGTTCCTGCTCCCCGGGCTGCTCATGATCCACGTCATCAGCCGGGGCCGCAGGCGCGCGGGCCCGCCCGCGGCCCCGGCCGGGATCTCCTTCGGCGAGATGTGGCGCAACGCCTCGGAGCCGCGCATCCTCGTGCTCCTGATCCTGAACTCGCTCTACATCGTCACCTTCTCCTCCCTCTTCTTCATGGCCCAGGGGCTCTTCCGCTCGCGCGGCTTCAGCGGCGTGGGCTACTACTTCACCATCCAGATGGTCTGCATGATGGCCATCCGGCTGTGCGGCAACAACCTCTTCGACAGCGTGCCCAAGGTGCGCCTCATCCGCACGAGCTTCGTCCTCTCGGCCGCGAGCTTCCTCCTGGCCTCCCATTCCTACGGCCTCACCGGGCTCTACGCCTCGTCCCTGATCATGGGCGTGGGCATGGGGCTCATCTCGCCCGCGCTCTACGGCCTCATGTTCACCATCGCCGAGCCGCGCTACAAGGCCGTGGACTCCAACCTCATGCAGCTCTCCCTGCAGATCGGCAACTTCACCGGCCCTCTGATCGGCGCCTGGCTCATGCAGCGCACGGGCTACGAGGGGCTCCTCGCGGGCGACGCGGGGCTCTGCCTCGCCGGTGTCGCCCTCTGCTTCCTGCTCACCAGCCGCCGCGTGGACCGCGACGGCCTGGCCGCCCGCGCCTGA
- a CDS encoding CerR family C-terminal domain-containing protein → MSAANGTEKTTDTRLTKGLRTRNRLLEEALRLFALRGPDAVGIREVAAAAKANPASIAFHFGGKEGLYAAVVERMVEELSRVHRAALDEATAASDAAGEDAPARVRRLVAGLTSGYLTSKRSQWMTLLLQREFISPTAAFEKIYAGALAPTLEVLSRLAGETTGRARGAQESKILAFSLFIMGSAFSRNRNTFLRFSGKDAYAAEDVELISRTVAEFAASGLSSHL, encoded by the coding sequence ATGAGCGCGGCGAACGGCACGGAAAAGACCACGGACACCAGGCTGACCAAGGGGCTGCGCACCAGGAACAGGCTTCTCGAGGAGGCCCTGCGTCTCTTCGCGCTCAGGGGGCCGGACGCCGTCGGCATCCGCGAGGTGGCCGCGGCGGCCAAGGCCAACCCCGCCTCCATCGCCTTTCATTTCGGCGGTAAGGAAGGGCTCTACGCCGCGGTCGTGGAGCGCATGGTCGAGGAGCTCTCGCGCGTGCACCGCGCCGCCCTGGACGAGGCCACGGCAGCGAGCGACGCCGCGGGCGAGGACGCCCCGGCCCGCGTGCGCCGCCTCGTGGCCGGGCTCACCTCCGGCTACCTCACCTCGAAGCGCTCGCAGTGGATGACGCTCCTCTTGCAGCGCGAGTTCATCTCGCCCACCGCGGCCTTCGAGAAGATCTACGCGGGCGCCCTGGCCCCCACGCTCGAGGTCCTCTCGCGCCTCGCGGGCGAGACCACGGGCCGCGCCCGAGGCGCCCAGGAGAGCAAGATCCTGGCCTTCTCCCTGTTCATCATGGGCAGCGCCTTTTCGCGCAACAGGAACACCTTCCTCCGCTTCTCGGGCAAGGACGCCTACGCCGCCGAGGACGTGGAGCTCATCAGCCGCACCGTGGCCGAGTTCGCGGCCTCGGGCCTTTCCAGCCACCTCTAG
- a CDS encoding class I SAM-dependent methyltransferase, which yields MEYSKEDGVVIGNVDDKYGSRNPVARMLMDGFLAAFDELVGMCGASEVFEIGCGEGHLAARMARKGMRVRAGDFSTAIIAEARARNGGSGAHFCVKSIYDLTPEDAAPLIVCCEVLEHLEEPDEALAALARAASQWCLLSVPREPLWRVLNMARGKYLGDLGNTPGHVQHWGRGGFLRLLARHFDVVAVRSPLPWSMALCRAQ from the coding sequence ATGGAATATTCCAAGGAAGACGGCGTCGTAATAGGCAACGTCGACGACAAGTACGGCTCGCGAAATCCCGTCGCCCGGATGCTCATGGACGGCTTCCTGGCCGCCTTCGACGAGCTCGTGGGGATGTGCGGGGCCTCGGAGGTCTTCGAGATCGGCTGCGGGGAGGGCCACCTGGCCGCGCGCATGGCGAGAAAGGGCATGCGCGTGCGGGCAGGCGACTTCTCCACCGCGATCATCGCCGAGGCCAGGGCCCGGAACGGGGGCTCGGGCGCGCACTTCTGCGTGAAGAGCATCTACGACCTCACGCCCGAGGACGCCGCCCCCCTCATCGTCTGCTGCGAGGTCCTGGAGCACCTGGAGGAGCCGGACGAGGCCCTGGCCGCGCTCGCGCGCGCGGCTTCGCAGTGGTGCCTGCTGAGCGTGCCGCGCGAGCCCCTGTGGCGGGTGCTGAACATGGCGCGCGGCAAGTACCTCGGGGACCTCGGCAACACCCCGGGCCACGTGCAGCACTGGGGCCGGGGCGGCTTCCTGCGCCTGCTGGCGCGGCATTTCGACGTCGTGGCCGTGCGTTCGCCCCTTCCCTGGTCCATGGCCCTGTGCCGCGCGCAATGA
- a CDS encoding PocR ligand-binding domain-containing protein, which produces MADGEKTREELRAELEAARRRIRELESGRAAAGSGGAPQESPAPAGVAHSADYLRCLVHTIPDLVWLKDPEGVYLACNAAFERYFGAAEAKIVGRTDYDFVSKAVADSFRENDRRALLAGKSLTNKEWLTFATGGYRGLFRTIKTPMHDARGTLIGVLGIAHDITATTELEERMTALTRPLDDAAGITFRDLFNLEDIQRLQDEFSRATGVASIITMPDGTPITAPSGFCRLCTLIRGTKQGLANCFKSDAVLGRLCTEGPTVCTCLSGGLWDAGAGISVGGRHVANWLIGQVRDATQTDDTMRGYARAIGIEEDEAVAALHEVPAMSRERFEDVARALFTLARQLSTIAYQNVQQARFIFERKRVEAQLIEMRDKAEAANRAKSEFLANMSHEIRTPLNGVLGMLQLLQTTDPSEEQKEFLLLAVRSTNRLTRLLADILDIARIEAGRMELAETLFDVASLRDSIFELFLPTARDKGLSLAFDISDSVPGKLVGDEARLQQILFNLVGNSIKFTEQGGVRVTVSARPAPASGRVRVLLSVDDTGIGIPDEFYADMFEPFAQAEADYTRSFQGAGLGLSIVRKLVRLMDGELAIDSAPGDGTTAYLALTLGLPPDACPPQGARERSSAAVSAPTGRPARILVAEDDEVSLASVKWMLEKSGYATAEARDGQEALDRVAAEDFDLILMDVQMPVMDGLEATRAIRESKALGRLARIPIVALTAYAMNGDKEKFLAAGMDAFIAKPIDRAVLDKTISRLLHGPR; this is translated from the coding sequence ATGGCGGACGGCGAGAAGACCAGGGAAGAACTGCGCGCCGAGCTCGAGGCGGCCAGGCGGCGCATCCGGGAGCTCGAGTCCGGCCGCGCTGCCGCGGGAAGCGGCGGCGCGCCGCAGGAGTCGCCCGCACCGGCGGGGGTCGCGCACTCCGCCGACTACCTGCGCTGCCTCGTGCACACCATCCCCGACCTCGTCTGGCTCAAGGACCCGGAAGGGGTCTACCTGGCCTGCAACGCCGCCTTCGAGCGCTATTTCGGGGCCGCCGAGGCCAAGATCGTCGGCAGGACCGACTACGACTTCGTCTCCAAAGCGGTGGCCGACTCCTTCCGGGAGAACGACCGCCGGGCCCTGCTGGCCGGGAAGTCCCTGACCAACAAGGAGTGGCTCACCTTCGCCACCGGCGGCTACCGCGGCCTCTTCCGGACCATCAAGACCCCCATGCACGACGCGCGGGGCACCCTCATCGGCGTGCTCGGCATCGCCCACGACATCACCGCGACCACCGAGCTCGAGGAGCGCATGACGGCCCTGACCCGGCCGCTGGACGACGCCGCGGGCATCACCTTCCGGGACCTGTTCAACCTCGAGGACATCCAGCGCCTGCAGGACGAGTTCTCCCGGGCCACCGGCGTGGCCTCCATCATCACCATGCCGGACGGCACGCCCATCACCGCGCCCAGCGGCTTCTGCCGCCTGTGCACCCTGATCCGCGGCACGAAGCAGGGGCTCGCCAACTGCTTCAAGTCCGACGCCGTCCTCGGCCGCCTGTGCACCGAGGGACCGACCGTCTGCACCTGCCTGAGCGGCGGCCTGTGGGACGCCGGGGCGGGCATCTCGGTCGGCGGGCGCCACGTCGCCAACTGGCTCATAGGCCAGGTGCGCGACGCGACCCAGACCGACGACACGATGCGCGGATACGCCCGCGCGATCGGCATCGAGGAGGACGAGGCCGTGGCCGCCCTGCACGAGGTGCCCGCCATGTCCCGCGAGCGCTTCGAGGACGTGGCCCGGGCCCTGTTCACCCTGGCGCGCCAGCTCTCCACCATCGCCTACCAGAACGTGCAGCAGGCCCGCTTCATCTTCGAGCGCAAGCGCGTGGAGGCGCAGCTCATCGAGATGCGGGACAAGGCAGAGGCCGCCAACCGCGCCAAGTCCGAATTCCTGGCCAACATGAGCCACGAGATCCGCACTCCGCTGAACGGCGTTCTGGGCATGCTCCAGCTGCTGCAGACCACCGACCCCAGCGAGGAGCAGAAGGAGTTCCTGCTCCTGGCCGTGCGCTCCACCAACCGCCTGACCCGCCTGCTCGCCGACATCCTCGACATCGCGCGCATCGAGGCGGGCAGGATGGAGCTCGCCGAGACCCTCTTCGACGTCGCAAGCCTGCGCGATTCCATCTTCGAGCTCTTCCTGCCCACGGCCCGGGACAAGGGGCTCTCCCTCGCCTTCGACATCTCGGACAGCGTGCCCGGGAAGCTCGTCGGCGACGAGGCGCGCCTGCAGCAGATCCTCTTCAACCTCGTGGGCAACTCCATCAAGTTCACCGAGCAGGGCGGCGTGCGCGTGACCGTGAGCGCCCGGCCCGCGCCCGCGTCCGGCCGCGTGCGCGTCCTGCTCAGCGTGGACGACACGGGCATCGGCATCCCGGACGAGTTCTACGCCGACATGTTCGAGCCCTTCGCCCAGGCCGAGGCCGACTACACCCGCAGCTTCCAGGGCGCCGGGCTCGGGCTGTCCATCGTGCGCAAGCTCGTCCGCCTCATGGACGGCGAGCTGGCCATCGACAGCGCGCCGGGCGACGGCACCACGGCCTACCTCGCCCTCACGCTCGGCCTCCCTCCGGACGCCTGTCCCCCCCAGGGCGCCCGGGAGCGCTCCTCCGCGGCGGTGTCCGCGCCCACGGGCAGGCCCGCGCGCATCCTCGTGGCCGAGGACGACGAGGTCAGCCTCGCGTCCGTCAAATGGATGCTCGAGAAATCCGGCTACGCCACGGCCGAGGCGCGCGACGGCCAGGAGGCCCTGGACCGCGTCGCGGCCGAAGACTTCGACCTCATCCTCATGGACGTGCAGATGCCCGTCATGGACGGTCTCGAAGCCACCCGCGCCATCCGCGAATCGAAAGCCCTCGGCCGTCTCGCCCGCATCCCCATCGTCGCCCTCACCGCCTACGCCATGAACGGCGACAAGGAAAAATTCCTCGCCGCGGGCATGGACGCCTTCATCGCCAAGCCCATCGACCGCGCCGTGCTCGACAAGACCATCTCCCGGCTCCTGCACGGACCGCGCTAG
- a CDS encoding choice-of-anchor A family protein, whose amino-acid sequence MRKFICSFVCSFVLLVAGLLAAASAQATTLTAVDLLHDFNAVIFHDASTTADIEGASIIGGSFSGATVYGTPKGVLLPASFNALNVYGDNDGGPVNLNNGGSAYVGGARNAVVNFNGGGGYAAAAPSMSLSEIQTELTNYSLYLSTLAANSTLPTPDNNEVITATPDASGIAVFDVSVGDLGLIPSYGINLNGATTVVFNVSGSVLDFTANYQGNDSIFGNVIWNFYQATDLTFETLIGGTVLAPYATVTNRNQIDGALVADSWNGQGELHEYPFDGPPPPTATPEPATMVLSAAGLALLGLVRRRAAR is encoded by the coding sequence ATGCGCAAGTTCATCTGTTCGTTCGTCTGCTCGTTCGTCCTGCTCGTCGCCGGACTGCTGGCCGCCGCCTCTGCCCAGGCCACCACGCTGACCGCCGTCGACCTGCTGCACGACTTCAACGCCGTCATCTTCCACGACGCGTCCACCACGGCCGACATCGAGGGCGCGTCCATCATCGGCGGCAGCTTCTCGGGCGCCACGGTGTACGGCACCCCGAAGGGCGTTCTCCTGCCCGCCTCGTTCAACGCGCTGAACGTCTACGGCGACAACGACGGGGGCCCGGTGAACCTGAACAACGGCGGCAGCGCCTACGTGGGCGGCGCCAGGAACGCCGTCGTCAACTTCAACGGCGGCGGCGGGTACGCGGCCGCGGCCCCGTCCATGAGCCTCAGCGAGATACAGACGGAGCTGACGAACTATTCCCTGTATCTCTCCACGCTCGCGGCCAACAGCACCCTGCCGACCCCGGACAACAACGAGGTCATCACCGCCACGCCGGACGCGAGCGGCATCGCCGTGTTCGACGTCAGCGTGGGCGACCTGGGTCTTATCCCGAGCTACGGCATCAACCTGAACGGCGCCACGACCGTGGTCTTCAACGTCTCGGGCTCGGTCCTCGACTTCACCGCCAACTACCAGGGCAACGACTCCATCTTCGGCAACGTCATCTGGAACTTCTACCAGGCCACGGACCTGACCTTCGAGACGCTCATCGGCGGCACGGTGCTCGCGCCTTACGCCACGGTGACCAACAGGAACCAGATCGACGGCGCCCTGGTGGCCGACTCCTGGAACGGCCAGGGCGAGCTGCACGAGTATCCCTTCGACGGCCCCCCGCCGCCCACGGCCACGCCGGAACCCGCCACCATGGTCCTCTCGGCCGCGGGCCTCGCGCTCCTCGGCCTTGTGCGCCGCCGCGCCGCGCGCTGA
- a CDS encoding glycosyltransferase family 2 protein → MKLIIQIPCLNEEKTLPATLADLPTEIDGVDEIEVLIIDDGSTDRTVEVARQHGVRHIVQNKRNIGLARSFREGLDYCLRHGADIIVNTDGDNQYAGWDIPRLIEPILQGRAQIVVGDRQTGKICHFSGCKKLLQRAGSCMVRCLSDVDIPDAVSGFRAISREAALKINIVSPFSYTTEMLIQAGKKHLAVASVPVDTNPKLRESRLFTSIPGFIKKQLSTMVRMYAMYQPLRVCFYIGTVLLLIGLVPIARFLFMYFTGSGEGHIQSLVLGGAFMVLGMVAYMFGIIADIVNFNRQLMEMTLEKVRRIELGEALQPAAGPAAPTAPEREGKRKISRWNIPRKTAS, encoded by the coding sequence ATGAAGCTCATCATTCAGATCCCGTGTCTCAATGAGGAGAAGACCCTTCCCGCCACGCTGGCCGATCTGCCCACGGAGATCGACGGGGTGGACGAGATCGAGGTGCTGATCATCGACGACGGCTCCACGGACAGGACCGTGGAGGTCGCGAGGCAGCACGGCGTGCGGCACATCGTGCAGAACAAGCGCAACATCGGGCTGGCGCGCAGCTTCCGCGAGGGCCTGGACTACTGCCTGCGGCACGGCGCGGACATCATCGTGAACACGGACGGCGACAACCAGTACGCCGGGTGGGACATCCCCCGCCTCATCGAGCCCATCCTGCAGGGCAGGGCGCAGATCGTGGTGGGGGACCGGCAGACCGGGAAGATCTGCCATTTCTCGGGCTGCAAGAAGCTGTTGCAGCGCGCGGGCAGCTGCATGGTCCGCTGCCTCTCGGACGTGGACATCCCGGACGCGGTCAGCGGATTTCGGGCCATATCGCGCGAGGCCGCGCTCAAGATCAACATCGTCTCGCCCTTCAGCTACACCACGGAGATGCTCATCCAGGCGGGCAAGAAGCACCTCGCCGTGGCCTCGGTCCCGGTGGACACCAACCCGAAGCTTCGGGAGTCGCGCCTCTTCACCAGCATCCCCGGCTTCATCAAGAAGCAGCTCTCCACCATGGTGCGCATGTACGCCATGTACCAGCCGCTCAGGGTCTGCTTCTACATCGGCACGGTCCTTCTGCTCATCGGCCTCGTGCCCATCGCCCGCTTCCTGTTCATGTACTTCACCGGCTCGGGCGAAGGGCACATCCAGTCCCTCGTGCTCGGCGGGGCCTTCATGGTCCTCGGCATGGTGGCCTACATGTTCGGGATCATCGCGGACATCGTGAACTTCAACCGGCAGCTGATGGAGATGACCCTGGAGAAGGTCCGCAGGATCGAGTTGGGAGAAGCGCTGCAGCCCGCCGCGGGTCCCGCTGCGCCCACCGCCCCCGAACGGGAAGGGAAGAGGAAGATCAGCAGATGGAATATTCCAAGGAAGACGGCGTCGTAA